The Providencia rettgeri genome includes a window with the following:
- a CDS encoding Protein of uncharacterised function (DUF2612), whose translation MSKTRDEFLIWQYRSKPKARQTVGLLLSETKQVFSSVISLSTILNIDTSTGYGLDLIGKHVGISRVMQALVPKDYFGFFSVEGALGFNAGVFYRYGDALKDSSVLGDDDYRFFIKAKIIKNYQQPDIANITYSLRHLLGEQAFVIDNYDMSMNVVIPVNYLTPFRIHAIRELDILSRPIGVNYQYLVITDARPFGWSSDTSAFGFNDGKFTRLLNVSH comes from the coding sequence TTGAGTAAAACACGAGACGAATTTTTAATTTGGCAATATCGAAGTAAACCCAAAGCCCGACAAACCGTCGGGCTTTTGCTATCTGAAACCAAGCAAGTCTTTAGTTCCGTTATTTCGCTGTCGACAATTTTAAATATCGATACGTCTACCGGTTATGGTCTTGATTTAATTGGTAAGCATGTTGGGATTAGTCGTGTTATGCAAGCCCTTGTCCCTAAAGATTACTTCGGTTTCTTCAGTGTAGAGGGGGCACTAGGCTTTAACGCTGGCGTATTTTACCGCTACGGTGATGCGTTAAAGGACTCTTCTGTGTTGGGGGATGATGATTATCGATTTTTCATCAAAGCAAAAATCATTAAAAACTACCAGCAACCCGATATTGCCAATATCACCTATTCATTACGTCATTTATTGGGAGAGCAAGCCTTCGTTATCGATAATTACGACATGTCGATGAATGTGGTTATTCCTGTCAATTATTTAACCCCTTTTCGTATCCACGCCATTAGAGAACTCGACATTTTATCGAGGCCGATTGGCGTCAATTATCAATATCTCGTTATTACCGATGCACGTCCGTTCGGCTGGTCGAGCGACACGTCCGCATTTGGTTTTAACGATGGAAAATTTACGAGGTTACTCAATGTCAGTCATTAA
- a CDS encoding Glycosyltransferase family 52 — protein MSTHVFIVCSPLQLRIASAIKNYYRDGSYHVIYLKTNKNVMSGVINELKNHFNSYILVKMDYGFINLIRINNYIKKIEHDCVSIYLANAGELPVHYIVSIIQKNKALIKTFDDGISNINSIPNIEALDNRIKEKRKLRYKVSRLFFKRNYNTQKIVNDSVLHFSILKKK, from the coding sequence ATGTCCACTCATGTATTCATAGTATGCTCACCTCTGCAACTTAGGATTGCATCAGCCATAAAGAACTACTATAGAGATGGGAGTTACCATGTTATATATCTAAAAACGAATAAAAATGTAATGTCAGGTGTGATCAATGAGCTAAAAAACCATTTTAACTCTTATATCTTAGTTAAAATGGATTATGGTTTCATTAATTTAATCCGTATTAACAACTACATAAAAAAAATCGAGCATGATTGCGTAAGCATCTACTTGGCTAATGCTGGTGAATTACCAGTTCATTACATAGTTAGCATTATACAAAAAAATAAAGCCCTTATAAAAACATTTGATGATGGAATTTCAAACATAAATTCGATTCCAAACATTGAAGCACTAGATAATCGTATTAAAGAAAAAAGAAAACTGAGATACAAAGTATCTCGCCTCTTTTTTAAGAGAAACTACAACACACAGAAAATAGTTAACGATAGTGTCTTACACTTCTCTATACTTAAAAAAAAATAA
- the thiO_2 gene encoding Glycine oxidase, whose product MAITRRKFLIGGGIVAVAAGAGILTPMLTREGRFVPGKPRHGFVAGTEGPLPQQADVVVIGAGILGIMTAIELVGRGLDVVIVEKGNIAGEQSSRFYGQVITYKMPDETFLLHHLGKQRWREMNAKVGADTSYRTQGRIEVPFDEEDLVNVREWIDTRSKNVGSDIPFKTRIIEGAELNQRLNGAQSKWTIAGFEEDSGSLDAEIATFVMADYAKKLGIKIYTNCAARGLETQAGVISDVVTEKGPIKTSRVVVAGGVWSRLFMQNLGVDVPTLPAYQSQQLITGSPTAPGGNVALPGNIFFREQADGTYATSPRVIVAPVVKDSFVYGYKYIPLLSMPDFPVHISLNEQLINSFTEPTSWKMDEVSPFEKHRNMTALPDLPELNASFEKLKTEFPAFKDSKLIDQWSGAMAIAPDEHPIISQVNEYPGLVINTATGWGMTESPVSSELTADLLLGKEPSLNVKPFSLYRFS is encoded by the coding sequence ATGGCTATTACTAGAAGAAAATTTTTGATTGGTGGTGGTATTGTTGCCGTTGCTGCAGGGGCCGGAATTTTAACTCCAATGTTAACTCGTGAAGGTCGATTTGTTCCTGGTAAACCGCGACATGGTTTTGTCGCAGGAACAGAAGGTCCTCTACCACAGCAAGCTGACGTCGTTGTTATTGGTGCTGGAATTCTAGGAATTATGACAGCAATTGAGCTGGTTGGGCGCGGTTTAGATGTTGTTATTGTTGAAAAAGGTAATATTGCAGGCGAACAATCATCCCGCTTCTATGGCCAAGTCATCACTTATAAAATGCCAGATGAAACCTTCTTACTCCACCACTTAGGCAAACAACGTTGGAGAGAGATGAACGCGAAAGTCGGTGCAGATACAAGCTATCGTACTCAAGGGCGCATTGAAGTACCGTTCGATGAAGAAGATCTTGTTAATGTTAGAGAATGGATTGATACTCGCAGTAAAAACGTCGGTTCAGATATTCCATTCAAAACACGCATCATTGAAGGCGCAGAACTCAACCAGCGCTTAAATGGTGCACAATCTAAATGGACTATCGCAGGTTTTGAAGAAGACTCCGGTAGCTTAGATGCTGAAATTGCGACCTTCGTCATGGCAGATTACGCGAAAAAATTAGGTATCAAAATTTACACTAACTGTGCTGCTAGAGGCTTAGAAACACAAGCAGGCGTTATTTCTGATGTCGTCACCGAGAAAGGGCCTATTAAAACCTCGCGTGTTGTTGTTGCAGGTGGAGTCTGGTCAAGACTGTTTATGCAAAACTTAGGCGTTGATGTCCCAACATTACCAGCTTATCAATCTCAGCAACTGATCACCGGTTCACCAACTGCGCCAGGTGGTAACGTTGCTTTACCAGGCAATATTTTCTTCCGTGAACAAGCGGATGGTACCTACGCAACATCTCCTCGCGTGATTGTTGCTCCGGTTGTTAAAGATTCCTTCGTCTATGGCTACAAATACATTCCACTGCTGTCGATGCCAGATTTCCCTGTCCATATTTCATTAAATGAACAGTTAATTAATTCATTTACTGAACCAACAAGCTGGAAAATGGATGAAGTTTCACCATTCGAAAAACACAGAAATATGACTGCATTACCTGACTTGCCTGAGCTGAATGCATCATTTGAAAAATTAAAAACAGAATTCCCTGCATTTAAGGATTCTAAATTGATTGACCAATGGAGTGGTGCTATGGCCATCGCACCAGATGAGCACCCAATCATTTCTCAAGTCAATGAATACCCAGGTCTAGTTATCAATACTGCGACAGGCTGGGGAATGACAGAAAGTCCTGTTTCTTCCGAGCTCACCGCTGACTTGTTATTAGGCAAAGAACCCTCACTGAATGTGAAACCATTTAGTCTATACAGATTTAGTTAA
- a CDS encoding Protein of uncharacterised function (DUF2669), whose protein sequence is MEKDNITYEHHHSNFIEAKSQAMKLLGMLKGCITLNGEQVDIDVGGVLANIGSPEMQGVEKFILKWVVAKDSDGNVIQLDKVDVFNAHFNTHRSHYYPLIIDGVLFHFSDFLPDGVASKVNMPSLVNLTA, encoded by the coding sequence ATGGAAAAAGACAACATCACGTATGAGCATCATCACAGTAACTTTATTGAAGCAAAAAGTCAGGCCATGAAGTTACTTGGTATGTTAAAAGGGTGTATTACCCTAAATGGTGAGCAGGTTGATATCGATGTTGGCGGTGTACTGGCTAATATTGGCTCGCCTGAAATGCAGGGCGTAGAAAAATTCATTCTAAAATGGGTTGTTGCTAAAGACAGTGACGGTAACGTGATCCAATTAGATAAAGTGGATGTGTTTAATGCCCATTTTAATACGCATCGCTCCCACTATTACCCGTTGATCATCGACGGTGTTTTATTTCACTTCTCTGATTTTTTGCCCGATGGAGTCGCATCCAAAGTCAATATGCCCAGCTTGGTGAATCTGACGGCATAA
- a CDS encoding Caudovirales tail fibre assembly protein, with the protein MLIYRNFTTSRNIDILNKYPDFVLVLEDEEGNDWYALQKNFKEDTLKILFNDENRVVSYSFDVSSLTPTNLSAAEIPQEKIPDDFFTNTTGYKFIDNEIKPVIHTYEEEVAIANSKKQTLLSEANSIIATLQDAVDLGMATDEEKAQLIAWKKYRVLLNRVDTSLALDIDWPEKP; encoded by the coding sequence ATGCTAATTTATAGAAATTTTACTACCAGTAGAAACATAGATATTTTAAATAAATACCCTGATTTCGTTTTGGTACTTGAAGATGAAGAAGGGAATGATTGGTATGCACTACAAAAAAACTTTAAAGAGGATACGTTAAAAATACTCTTTAATGATGAAAATCGAGTTGTTTCTTATAGCTTTGATGTAAGTTCGTTAACTCCGACAAATTTATCTGCGGCTGAAATACCGCAAGAAAAAATCCCTGATGATTTTTTTACTAATACAACAGGGTATAAATTCATTGATAACGAAATAAAACCTGTGATCCACACATATGAAGAAGAGGTTGCAATTGCAAACTCGAAAAAGCAAACTTTACTTTCTGAAGCGAATAGTATCATTGCGACTTTGCAAGATGCAGTTGACCTTGGTATGGCAACTGATGAAGAGAAAGCACAATTAATAGCATGGAAAAAATACCGCGTGCTGTTAAATCGCGTTGATACATCACTTGCACTAGATATCGATTGGCCTGAAAAGCCTTAA
- a CDS encoding Phage-related protein → MEIEELLVAIGVDTSQAAKIKEVVVALGVAATQIANEANKVNKTLDAVGEQSIQSTEQATKKAKETGTNISKLKMLALGVSAVVGLATAKVLGFIDSSLAGAKALAKEKGALFKISEQELKQADEYQGAMKKTGLSIDSIKTKIALNLVPQLTSAANGFNRWLGANKELISEGLTEVIKWGAKIIQMVVNSVRAISLLIEKTIGWKAAMIALVAILAVVKRAMLMAFIMNPITWVIAGIAGLMLLLDDLMVYLDGGDALFGEFWGSCIGWIKTVKAWWSGLSSEFQSSLKLISAMFAATFGTNIFAAITKGSGLFGKALGLLFSPLSNLTKLLGIAGKAVIWLGRAMLMNPIGIVIGLVVGLGYVLYDLYQWLTTGESAFGSFWQAIADTWEKIKSFFKDGVKSILMSLGLSEDGAEKVVNAIGEVFSAIFALITSPFTSAWDFIKGLFSVWGDDSSSFTEKLGKTFSLVTDTIKKPFMIAFEFVEKYFNKLIGGIKDGIDSVKNFLGFGDEETATGTVGGNIAGSIVNASLQDPNLPNLASATTNNKSITVNQGDMHVQQSIVTGDPQKAASLTLDGLNKNGQKLAAKSLDSVLANGG, encoded by the coding sequence ATGGAAATCGAAGAGCTTCTGGTCGCCATCGGCGTTGATACGTCACAAGCGGCAAAGATAAAAGAAGTTGTCGTTGCCCTCGGTGTGGCTGCGACTCAAATAGCGAATGAAGCCAATAAAGTCAATAAAACCCTTGATGCGGTTGGCGAACAATCCATTCAGAGTACGGAACAAGCGACAAAAAAAGCCAAAGAGACCGGAACCAATATCAGCAAGTTAAAAATGTTGGCTTTGGGGGTCTCTGCGGTTGTCGGGTTAGCGACCGCAAAAGTATTGGGTTTTATTGACAGTTCTCTTGCTGGCGCGAAAGCACTCGCCAAAGAGAAAGGTGCGTTGTTTAAAATTTCTGAACAGGAATTAAAGCAAGCCGATGAATATCAGGGGGCAATGAAGAAAACCGGCCTATCAATAGATTCTATCAAAACGAAAATAGCGTTAAACCTTGTTCCCCAACTCACCAGCGCAGCCAATGGGTTTAATCGCTGGCTCGGTGCCAATAAAGAATTGATTTCTGAAGGGCTAACTGAGGTTATCAAATGGGGGGCAAAAATCATTCAAATGGTAGTGAACTCAGTCAGGGCAATCAGTCTGCTGATAGAGAAAACTATCGGTTGGAAAGCCGCCATGATTGCGCTTGTCGCCATTTTAGCCGTGGTGAAGCGAGCTATGCTCATGGCGTTTATCATGAATCCCATCACATGGGTGATTGCCGGCATTGCTGGGTTAATGCTGCTATTGGATGACCTCATGGTTTATCTTGATGGCGGTGACGCATTATTTGGTGAGTTTTGGGGGAGTTGCATTGGTTGGATTAAAACCGTCAAAGCATGGTGGAGTGGCCTTTCTTCTGAATTTCAATCGTCACTAAAATTGATTAGTGCAATGTTTGCTGCGACATTTGGAACAAATATTTTTGCGGCTATCACGAAAGGTTCAGGACTGTTTGGTAAAGCATTAGGGCTGTTATTTTCTCCGTTAAGTAATCTGACTAAATTACTCGGTATCGCCGGCAAAGCCGTTATTTGGCTAGGTCGAGCCATGCTGATGAACCCGATAGGGATCGTCATTGGTTTAGTGGTTGGATTGGGATACGTTCTTTATGATTTATATCAATGGCTCACCACGGGGGAATCGGCCTTTGGCAGTTTTTGGCAGGCCATTGCGGACACGTGGGAAAAGATAAAGTCATTTTTTAAAGACGGTGTGAAATCTATTTTGATGTCGCTGGGGCTTTCGGAAGATGGCGCAGAAAAGGTGGTTAATGCCATCGGTGAGGTCTTTAGCGCAATATTTGCCTTAATCACCTCCCCCTTCACCTCCGCATGGGACTTCATCAAGGGGCTTTTCAGTGTTTGGGGGGACGATTCGAGCTCATTTACGGAAAAACTCGGCAAAACATTTAGTCTAGTGACTGATACCATTAAAAAGCCCTTTATGATCGCGTTTGAGTTTGTTGAAAAATATTTCAATAAGCTCATTGGGGGGATCAAAGATGGTATTGATTCAGTGAAAAACTTCTTAGGTTTTGGGGATGAAGAAACCGCTACAGGGACAGTTGGCGGTAATATAGCCGGCTCAATAGTGAACGCTTCCCTGCAAGACCCAAATTTACCGAATTTAGCCTCTGCCACTACGAATAATAAGTCGATTACGGTTAACCAAGGCGATATGCATGTGCAGCAAAGTATTGTCACGGGCGATCCACAAAAAGCCGCGTCATTGACACTCGACGGCCTCAATAAGAATGGCCAAAAATTAGCGGCGAAATCCCTCGACAGCGTTTTGGCTAATGGCGGCTGA
- a CDS encoding Uncharacterized acyl-CoA thioester hydrolase HI_0827, which yields MSSIADDVITQKIEQSISRVSKVVFPTTTNHHSTLFGGTALAWMDEVSFITATRFSRKRLVTVSTEKINFTHPIPSGTIVELVGKVIRVGRTSLTVNVSIFLEDMYSEGREEVIHGQFNFVAIDDNGKPTQLFD from the coding sequence ATGAGTTCCATCGCTGACGATGTCATCACACAAAAAATTGAGCAATCCATTTCTCGCGTCTCTAAAGTGGTATTTCCAACAACAACTAACCACCACAGCACCCTATTTGGCGGTACTGCTCTCGCTTGGATGGATGAAGTTTCTTTTATTACCGCAACACGTTTTAGCCGTAAGCGCCTTGTTACGGTCTCCACTGAAAAAATTAATTTTACTCATCCAATCCCTTCAGGAACCATTGTTGAGTTGGTGGGTAAAGTCATTCGAGTTGGAAGAACCAGTTTGACGGTCAATGTATCGATTTTTTTAGAAGATATGTATTCAGAAGGTCGAGAAGAAGTGATACATGGCCAGTTTAATTTTGTTGCAATTGATGACAATGGCAAACCTACCCAACTATTTGATTAA
- the dtpT gene encoding Di-/tripeptide transporter — protein MNNSATKTKTFFGHPYPLSSLFLTEMWERFSFYGVRPLLILFMSAALLQGGMELPIEQASAIVGIFAGGVYITSLPGGWLADNWLGQRRAVWYGSLIIAFGHLSIAMSAFLSNTFFFVGLLLIVLGTGLFKTCITVMVGTLYKKEDTRRDGGFSLFYMGINMGSFIAPLIIGPLHEKYGWHLGFGLGGLGMLIALLIFRFYAIPQMRRYDKEVGLDSTWNRPTVERKNVGKWVTFAMVLLAILVVLIDNGTIPFNASIIAKSSAYVISTCVGIYFLFMFFLGGLNSSERSRLLACLILLIAAAFFWSAFEQKPTSFNIFARDYTDRQMGSFEIPTIWFQSINALFIILLAPVFSWFWPSLAKRNMNPSSMTKFVIGILFAAGGFAIMMVAANQVLATQSGVSPFWLVGSILLLTLGELCLSPIGLATMTLLAPQKMRGQVMGLWFCASALGNLAAGIMGGNIRKDQLDSMPELFSHVSIALVICAVVLAALIIPVRKMLKNADKNEANA, from the coding sequence ATGAACAATTCTGCGACTAAAACAAAAACTTTTTTTGGGCATCCATACCCATTGAGTTCGCTTTTCCTCACAGAAATGTGGGAACGCTTCTCTTTTTACGGAGTTAGACCGTTACTTATCCTATTTATGAGTGCGGCATTATTACAAGGCGGAATGGAATTACCTATTGAACAAGCTTCCGCTATTGTCGGTATTTTCGCTGGTGGGGTTTATATCACCTCGTTGCCGGGTGGTTGGTTAGCCGATAACTGGTTAGGCCAACGCCGCGCGGTTTGGTACGGCTCATTAATTATTGCGTTTGGCCATTTATCCATCGCAATGTCTGCCTTTTTATCAAATACCTTCTTTTTCGTTGGTTTATTACTCATCGTATTAGGTACAGGGTTATTTAAAACCTGTATTACTGTGATGGTAGGAACGCTGTATAAGAAAGAAGATACACGTCGTGATGGCGGTTTCTCTCTGTTCTATATGGGTATTAACATGGGTTCATTTATTGCCCCGTTAATTATTGGTCCACTTCATGAAAAATATGGCTGGCATTTAGGTTTTGGCCTTGGTGGCTTAGGAATGCTAATTGCCCTGTTAATTTTCCGTTTTTACGCCATTCCTCAAATGCGCCGCTATGATAAAGAAGTTGGCCTTGATTCCACATGGAACCGCCCAACAGTTGAGCGCAAAAACGTGGGGAAATGGGTAACCTTTGCCATGGTATTATTGGCCATACTGGTTGTCTTGATTGATAATGGTACGATTCCATTTAATGCCTCAATCATCGCGAAAAGCTCTGCTTATGTTATCTCGACCTGTGTGGGCATCTATTTCTTATTTATGTTCTTCCTTGGCGGTTTAAACAGTAGCGAGCGTTCTCGCTTACTGGCTTGCTTAATTTTACTGATTGCAGCCGCATTCTTCTGGTCCGCTTTTGAGCAAAAACCGACTTCATTTAATATCTTTGCTCGCGACTATACTGACCGCCAAATGGGCAGTTTTGAAATCCCAACCATTTGGTTCCAATCAATCAATGCGTTGTTTATTATATTGTTAGCCCCAGTATTTAGCTGGTTCTGGCCTTCTCTGGCTAAACGTAATATGAACCCAAGCAGCATGACCAAGTTCGTGATTGGTATCTTATTTGCTGCAGGTGGCTTTGCTATCATGATGGTGGCAGCAAACCAAGTGCTTGCAACACAAAGTGGCGTTTCCCCTTTCTGGCTAGTTGGCAGTATCTTATTACTGACATTAGGAGAACTGTGCTTGAGCCCTATCGGCTTGGCAACAATGACTTTGCTCGCACCACAAAAAATGCGTGGTCAAGTGATGGGGTTATGGTTCTGTGCGAGTGCGTTGGGTAACCTTGCCGCAGGTATCATGGGTGGTAACATCCGTAAAGACCAATTGGATTCAATGCCTGAGCTATTCTCCCATGTCTCTATTGCGCTGGTCATCTGTGCGGTCGTATTGGCAGCGTTGATTATCCCTGTCAGGAAAATGCTCAAAAATGCAGACAAAAATGAAGCAAATGCTTAA
- a CDS encoding Uncharacterized homolog of phage Mu protein gp47, producing the protein MVIDSLTDVHQRLTEGILSAFMGMILILMPIVPDGQMIGLFSQEIDNINQAIAMVAQMLDPYKAMGAWLEQRAMYAGIVRRGADYSYLDDVIVTGKQGVIVRKDSLFTDDNKTKWVTLKDVTLGVNGSARVNLRSQELGAFALSAHQSLTMDTVTLGVETITTTKAAKEGVFEETDGNLLLRFMRSHSINNHDDYQGLEGALLNLPDVKQAKVYENYTHQTDAKGIPPSLFKCGCDGGER; encoded by the coding sequence TTGGTCATTGATAGCCTAACGGATGTTCATCAACGCCTAACGGAAGGAATATTAAGCGCATTTATGGGGATGATATTAATCTTGATGCCGATAGTCCCTGACGGTCAAATGATCGGTTTATTCTCACAAGAAATAGACAACATTAACCAGGCTATCGCGATGGTCGCGCAAATGCTGGATCCTTACAAAGCAATGGGGGCATGGTTAGAGCAACGTGCAATGTATGCTGGTATTGTGCGTCGTGGTGCGGATTACAGCTACCTTGATGATGTCATTGTTACCGGTAAGCAAGGCGTTATCGTGCGTAAAGACAGCTTATTTACGGATGACAACAAGACGAAGTGGGTCACCTTAAAAGATGTCACGTTAGGCGTTAATGGTTCAGCCAGAGTGAATTTACGCAGCCAAGAGCTTGGCGCGTTTGCTTTATCCGCACATCAATCGTTAACAATGGACACCGTAACGCTCGGTGTTGAGACCATCACAACCACAAAAGCGGCGAAAGAAGGTGTTTTTGAAGAAACGGATGGAAATTTACTGCTACGGTTTATGCGCTCGCATTCTATCAACAACCATGATGATTATCAGGGGTTGGAAGGCGCGTTATTGAATTTGCCCGATGTAAAACAAGCTAAGGTGTATGAAAACTATACGCACCAGACTGATGCTAAAGGCATTCCCCCCTCACTCTTTAAATGCGGTTGTGATGGGGGGGAGCGATAA
- the yddE_2 gene encoding Uncharacterized isomerase yddE encodes MSLSAPIYYVDAFTDTLFHGNPAAVVLLDNWLSDEQLIAIAAEVNLSETAFLVDRHIRWFTPKVEVKLCGHATLAAAFVLNHVLQQNIHPLTFSSLSGELVVTQNAQGFTLDFPIIESVQSHPDQYPHLADILGIKIKELWIAKDRYLCFLEGAELVQNCQPDMLKLSQLSLPGLTITAESATNDCDFVSRYFAPAKGVDEDPVTGTSHCAIAPIWANRLNKVQLVGHQISSRGGVVHCELASGRVKLTGNAVLFLTGQILI; translated from the coding sequence ATGAGCCTTTCTGCTCCCATTTACTATGTTGATGCTTTTACAGATACCCTTTTTCACGGTAATCCTGCAGCGGTTGTATTACTCGATAACTGGTTATCAGATGAACAGCTAATTGCAATTGCTGCAGAAGTTAATTTGTCAGAAACCGCATTTTTAGTCGATCGTCATATTCGATGGTTCACCCCTAAAGTTGAAGTAAAATTATGTGGTCATGCAACACTTGCCGCAGCCTTTGTGTTAAACCATGTGCTCCAACAAAACATTCATCCTTTAACATTTAGCTCTTTATCAGGTGAGTTGGTTGTGACACAAAATGCCCAAGGGTTTACACTCGATTTTCCAATTATTGAATCTGTACAAAGTCATCCAGACCAATACCCACACCTCGCTGACATCCTTGGAATCAAAATCAAAGAGCTTTGGATAGCGAAAGACCGTTACCTGTGTTTTCTTGAAGGTGCAGAACTCGTTCAAAACTGCCAGCCGGATATGCTAAAGCTTTCACAGCTTTCTCTACCTGGATTAACAATTACAGCAGAAAGTGCGACTAACGATTGTGATTTTGTTTCTCGTTATTTTGCCCCAGCAAAAGGGGTTGATGAAGACCCTGTAACAGGCACTTCACATTGTGCTATTGCACCAATATGGGCAAATCGGCTAAATAAAGTGCAGTTAGTTGGCCATCAAATATCATCACGCGGAGGAGTAGTTCATTGCGAGCTAGCCTCTGGTCGAGTAAAACTAACAGGTAACGCCGTTTTGTTTCTAACAGGCCAAATCCTAATTTAA
- a CDS encoding Glycosyltransferase family 52, translated as MSYTSLYLKKNKNKNVNSKIINLDLFENKVSFQELKNTNQESDTLVNIFIGSRFKDILKNKTDDNLNLLMNKINCLSETYPNLIYLRHPREITSAPSKIKELKIDSISEDYILNLINQHQKINVIGFASTCQLNVMNLKNITVTLLKTNLIRDDIINSFDLFDNNNVSIKCID; from the coding sequence GTGTCTTACACTTCTCTATACTTAAAAAAAAATAAAAATAAAAACGTAAACTCAAAAATAATAAATTTAGACTTATTTGAAAATAAAGTTAGCTTCCAAGAATTAAAAAACACAAATCAAGAAAGTGATACCTTAGTTAATATCTTTATTGGCTCAAGGTTTAAAGACATTTTAAAAAATAAAACAGATGACAACTTAAATCTACTAATGAATAAGATCAATTGTTTAAGTGAAACATACCCAAACTTAATTTACCTTAGACACCCACGGGAAATAACATCTGCTCCATCAAAAATAAAAGAATTAAAAATAGATTCGATATCAGAAGATTACATATTGAATTTAATTAATCAACATCAGAAAATAAACGTCATAGGGTTTGCAAGCACTTGTCAACTTAATGTTATGAATTTAAAAAACATAACAGTCACTTTGCTTAAGACAAATTTAATTCGAGACGACATTATTAATTCATTTGATTTATTTGATAACAATAATGTTTCCATAAAATGTATCGATTAA
- the rfaJ_2 gene encoding Lipopolysaccharide 1,2-glucosyltransferase yields the protein MFSNIIKKTIKFYADTDSLPNGEFNVAYGADDNFLFGTGVSIVSVLLNNKDIRFHFHIFTDLWNDKNINLFREISQMYNTNLTLYTLNINNLKGLPTNYLWSHAMYFRLIIADYFYKKCDKVLYLDSDVVCNGSIQTLKLLDLSSIPIAAVMDISESHSLEMANLFKVEGLKKGYFNSGVMLINPDEWNYRQLTEKSMSVFTDEKLQSVIKYYDQDAINIAINGDWLKLDNIFNYRINLNDRYKNRENSGISNAVFIHFIGLTKPWHDWSKYYHEVSCFLNAKEKSPWKDINLMAPKNISHHKYASKHLRYKEKYLSSFYHYLQYTILKIKGKIKM from the coding sequence ATGTTCAGCAATATTATAAAAAAAACAATCAAATTTTATGCAGATACTGATTCATTACCAAATGGTGAATTTAATGTAGCATATGGTGCAGATGATAATTTTTTGTTTGGCACTGGAGTATCTATAGTATCTGTTTTACTAAACAATAAAGACATTCGTTTCCATTTTCATATATTTACCGACTTATGGAACGATAAAAATATTAATTTATTTAGAGAGATTAGTCAGATGTACAATACTAATTTAACTCTATACACATTAAATATCAACAACCTAAAAGGACTGCCAACAAACTATCTATGGTCTCACGCTATGTATTTCCGGCTCATTATAGCTGACTATTTTTATAAGAAATGCGACAAAGTTTTGTATTTAGACTCTGACGTGGTTTGCAATGGGAGTATTCAAACTCTTAAATTACTAGATTTATCCTCTATACCAATCGCTGCCGTTATGGATATCAGTGAATCTCATTCCTTAGAAATGGCTAACTTATTTAAAGTTGAAGGGCTCAAAAAGGGCTATTTTAACTCAGGCGTTATGCTAATAAACCCTGATGAATGGAATTATAGGCAGCTAACCGAAAAATCAATGTCCGTATTTACTGATGAAAAATTACAATCAGTTATCAAATATTATGACCAAGATGCTATTAACATCGCTATTAATGGGGATTGGTTAAAATTAGATAATATTTTTAATTACAGAATAAACTTAAATGATAGATATAAAAATAGAGAAAATAGCGGTATATCTAACGCTGTTTTCATACATTTCATTGGTTTAACTAAACCTTGGCATGATTGGTCTAAGTATTATCATGAAGTTAGTTGTTTCCTGAATGCCAAAGAAAAATCACCATGGAAAGATATAAATTTAATGGCACCTAAAAATATTTCACACCACAAGTATGCATCTAAGCATCTTAGATATAAAGAAAAGTATCTATCATCTTTTTATCATTATCTTCAATACACGATTTTAAAAATAAAGGGAAAAATAAAGATGTAG